Proteins co-encoded in one Bacillus horti genomic window:
- a CDS encoding DUF2268 domain-containing protein, translated as MLRLIQQCFLIICIGLVIGCSSTTDQKENESLLPEQTSIEIGVTEEGNIGYRSEESGAEPYSFVHNDQEFHIIPMYDQFLEYITHAREDEGNINRDRLYRETVLKPFRLSAWGSENRIVEGDQIAFKRSNNLEELEKFIHLLYENHEQYIEIIMESLMASSDILPGPETRIFLVPYNPDEYRAEHGVRGYAYKDGVIVIIIEPKSSVEYILPYVVAHEYHHVILREDYRLNRRAYDLLEDVVTEGKADTFAKMIYPDVDPPWIETLAEEERVWSMMKRVMEPDSILSIDFSVGDSTRRVPVWSNYRIGYQIMQDFIKHNPEITVQEWTTMWGTEILEKSRFEDRFK; from the coding sequence TCTTATAATATGTATAGGCCTGGTTATTGGTTGTTCAAGCACTACGGATCAAAAAGAAAATGAAAGCTTACTGCCTGAGCAAACAAGTATTGAGATTGGGGTCACAGAGGAAGGTAACATTGGTTATAGGAGTGAAGAGAGTGGAGCTGAACCCTATTCGTTCGTCCATAATGACCAAGAGTTTCATATTATTCCTATGTACGATCAGTTTTTAGAGTACATCACTCATGCAAGAGAAGATGAAGGGAATATAAATAGAGATCGCCTTTATAGAGAGACTGTCTTAAAACCTTTCCGTTTAAGTGCGTGGGGTAGCGAAAACCGTATTGTTGAAGGTGACCAAATTGCGTTTAAACGAAGCAACAACCTGGAGGAGCTAGAAAAATTCATTCATTTATTATATGAAAATCATGAACAATACATTGAAATCATTATGGAGTCGTTAATGGCCTCTTCGGATATTCTTCCAGGTCCTGAGACAAGAATTTTTTTAGTGCCTTATAATCCTGATGAATATCGGGCGGAACATGGTGTACGAGGATATGCTTATAAAGATGGTGTGATAGTCATTATAATTGAACCTAAGTCATCTGTGGAGTACATTTTACCCTATGTCGTTGCGCATGAATATCATCATGTTATCCTCAGAGAAGACTACAGGTTAAATAGAAGGGCTTATGATTTATTAGAAGATGTAGTAACAGAGGGGAAAGCGGATACATTCGCAAAAATGATTTATCCCGATGTTGATCCACCTTGGATAGAAACCTTAGCTGAAGAAGAGCGTGTTTGGAGTATGATGAAAAGGGTCATGGAGCCAGATTCTATATTGTCTATAGATTTCTCTGTAGGAGATAGTACAAGGAGGGTACCCGTTTGGTCAAATTATAGAATAGGTTATCAGATTATGCAGGATTTCATCAAACACAATCCAGAAATTACTGTACAGGAATGGACTACGATGTGGGGAACAGAAATTTTGGAGAAGAGTAGGTTTGAAGATAGATTTAAATGA